The proteins below come from a single Chryseobacterium sp. MA9 genomic window:
- a CDS encoding ubiquinol-cytochrome c reductase iron-sulfur subunit: protein MSWDCPCHGSRFNVNGKILTGPTTKNLQKVFPYQKRDS from the coding sequence TTGAGCTGGGATTGTCCATGTCACGGATCCAGATTTAATGTCAATGGAAAAATACTTACCGGACCAACAACAAAGAATCTACAGAAAGTATTTCCTTATCAAAAGCGCGATTCATAA
- a CDS encoding DUF6766 family protein: MSRFTFFYRNSLSIVLITLMIIFLTGQFFAGWKTENKELVESGQSALKISEYIHSGHFIQATFENWESEFLQMLLYILLTVSLRQKGSSESKSMTGKEDVDREPVAHPKAPWPVKKGGIWLRIYKHSLSLAFAFLFLVSFILHFYGSLKDFNNGQMMKSKPVITAIQYISESRFWFESFQNWQSEFLAVAFLVLLSVWLREKGSPESKPVDMPHDETP; the protein is encoded by the coding sequence ATGTCACGTTTCACTTTCTTTTATCGCAACAGCTTAAGTATTGTTCTGATTACTCTGATGATCATCTTTCTCACGGGACAATTTTTTGCAGGCTGGAAGACCGAGAACAAAGAACTTGTTGAAAGCGGACAGTCTGCACTAAAAATCAGTGAATACATCCATAGTGGTCATTTTATACAGGCTACGTTTGAAAATTGGGAAAGCGAATTTCTTCAGATGTTGCTTTATATTTTGCTAACGGTCTCTCTCAGACAAAAAGGCTCTAGTGAGTCAAAATCTATGACAGGCAAAGAAGATGTTGACCGAGAACCTGTAGCACACCCTAAAGCACCATGGCCTGTCAAAAAAGGAGGGATATGGCTGAGAATCTATAAACACTCATTGTCACTAGCTTTTGCATTCCTGTTTCTGGTGAGTTTTATTTTACATTTCTATGGGAGCCTTAAGGATTTTAATAATGGACAGATGATGAAAAGTAAACCTGTCATAACGGCAATACAGTATATTTCAGAATCAAGGTTTTGGTTTGAATCCTTCCAGAACTGGCAGAGTGAATTTCTGGCTGTAGCTTTTCTGGTTCTTTTGTCTGTATGGCTTCGTGAAAAGGGTTCTCCTGAATCAAAACCTGTGGATATGCCTCACGATGAAACACCTTGA
- a CDS encoding AraC family transcriptional regulator: protein MKCGLIEKTESQFVDSIEKEAYVWCEKNWKHDDYEHTHNRAQVTFVEEGYQYFHIDQKIYLVPQHHVIWIPSEKAHKITSEAQTVNLMVFLFKSVFDDEFYQNVQVFAVPPVLKEMLLYASKWNKSLYEDEEQDLFFKAILKSLPNFCKESSGLEIPVPTDTRLIPVCNDINTNFKYNLDIDALAEKAQMSVRNLQRIFKNETGITLQKYLQLTRILKSIELIDTRQYTLSEVAYKVGYQSLSAFTSSYFAIMQVKPKLNKNQGVSS, encoded by the coding sequence ATGAAATGTGGACTGATTGAAAAAACGGAAAGCCAGTTTGTAGATTCTATCGAAAAAGAAGCTTATGTATGGTGTGAAAAAAACTGGAAACATGATGATTATGAGCACACACACAACCGTGCCCAGGTTACGTTTGTAGAAGAGGGCTACCAGTATTTTCACATCGACCAGAAAATTTATCTTGTTCCACAGCATCATGTCATCTGGATTCCTTCAGAAAAAGCTCACAAGATAACTTCTGAGGCTCAAACGGTAAATCTGATGGTATTTCTGTTCAAATCTGTTTTTGATGATGAATTTTATCAGAATGTTCAGGTGTTTGCCGTTCCTCCTGTACTAAAGGAAATGCTTCTGTATGCCTCAAAATGGAATAAATCTCTGTACGAAGATGAAGAGCAGGATCTATTTTTCAAAGCTATTTTAAAAAGTCTTCCTAATTTCTGTAAGGAAAGCAGCGGCCTGGAAATCCCCGTTCCTACGGATACCAGACTGATTCCCGTATGCAATGATATCAATACCAATTTTAAATATAATCTGGACATCGATGCTCTGGCCGAAAAAGCACAAATGTCTGTGAGAAATCTCCAGAGAATTTTTAAAAATGAAACAGGAATTACCTTACAAAAATACCTGCAGCTTACAAGAATTTTAAAAAGTATTGAACTGATAGATACCAGACAGTACACCTTGAGTGAGGTTGCTTATAAAGTAGGTTATCAAAGTCTCTCCGCATTCACATCATCCTATTTTGCAATCATGCAGGTAAAGCCCAAACTAAATAAAAATCAAGGTGTTTCATCGTGA
- a CDS encoding Atu1372/SO_1960 family protein codes for MKKLCLFFILILLSNTTIMAQNKAKILVLIHSDNGGTYELAKEIAKGIESENNAVPYIKLVRASQNPSLKSLPVATVDELTSYDGIAFGSPVYFGNISTGMSEFLSKTVQLWTNHALEGVPATVFMSAGSGAGKELALQAFWNSLAVHGMVLVSNGIRGTEELNKAIPQGNTVLGVTSMASLKDVERPTKGERNIAELQGKNFAKIALALKDTRPKKSASIVESRQNFNEILKQKNIMLPQVPKPAGNYQPFVRSGNLVFINQVALKDGKILNPGKLGVELNEQQVKDATKVTMLNVISVLKEAVGGDLSRVKQCVQLTGIFNTKDDYTKHADLMNVASDLAVEVFGDKGKHARATFGASSIPVNSSVEIQAVFEVE; via the coding sequence ATGAAAAAACTATGTCTTTTTTTTATTTTAATTTTATTATCTAATACCACGATTATGGCACAAAATAAAGCTAAAATATTGGTTCTTATCCATTCAGACAATGGTGGAACTTACGAACTGGCCAAAGAGATTGCCAAAGGCATTGAAAGTGAAAATAATGCAGTTCCTTATATTAAATTAGTCAGAGCATCACAAAATCCCAGCTTGAAAAGTCTGCCTGTGGCAACTGTAGATGAACTGACCAGTTATGATGGAATAGCCTTTGGCTCACCTGTTTATTTCGGGAATATCAGTACCGGAATGAGCGAGTTTTTATCCAAAACCGTTCAACTGTGGACCAATCACGCTTTAGAAGGAGTTCCAGCCACGGTTTTCATGTCAGCAGGAAGTGGAGCAGGAAAGGAGCTTGCCCTTCAGGCGTTCTGGAACAGTCTTGCTGTACACGGAATGGTACTGGTATCTAACGGAATTCGTGGAACAGAAGAGCTGAATAAGGCTATTCCACAGGGAAATACAGTTTTAGGAGTAACAAGTATGGCTTCTTTAAAAGACGTTGAGAGACCTACCAAAGGAGAACGGAATATTGCTGAGCTTCAAGGAAAAAACTTTGCAAAAATAGCATTGGCACTGAAAGATACCCGTCCGAAAAAAAGTGCATCTATTGTTGAAAGTCGTCAGAACTTTAATGAAATACTGAAACAAAAAAATATTATGCTTCCACAAGTTCCTAAACCTGCAGGAAATTACCAGCCGTTTGTCCGTTCCGGGAATCTGGTATTTATTAATCAGGTTGCTTTGAAGGATGGAAAAATCCTCAATCCCGGAAAATTGGGTGTTGAACTGAATGAACAACAGGTAAAAGACGCTACAAAAGTTACCATGCTGAATGTTATTTCCGTATTGAAAGAAGCTGTGGGAGGAGATTTGAGCAGAGTAAAGCAATGTGTTCAGCTTACAGGAATTTTCAATACAAAAGACGATTATACAAAACATGCAGATTTGATGAATGTTGCTTCTGATCTGGCCGTTGAAGTTTTCGGAGACAAAGGAAAACATGCCAGAGCTACTTTTGGTGCATCCTCTATTCCGGTTAATTCCTCCGTTGAAATTCAGGCGGTTTTTGAAGTTGAATAG
- a CDS encoding PLP-dependent aminotransferase family protein codes for MLRPWKLELEIDKKLDKAVYLQIADTIISDIRSGRLKPGDALPGSRNLAQTLKINRNTVVEAYQVLINEEWVISRERKGIFVSERLPLLHERNPEIIHSSQDQQGVTGGILINFDDGHPDSKIAPVTELARAYRQIFSIKAKWQMMGYGDEHGDREFRKMISQMLNHQRGMHIHEHETSITRGSQMGMFLTAQTLFTSGDRVIVEEPGYQPAWRAFEYAGAQLLPAPVDKEGISIEVIEKHLATYENIKAIYITPHRQYPTTVTLSLSRRLRLIELSNQYNITIIEDDYDNEFHFGYRPILPISSFPELQNYVYIGTLSKVVAPALRIGYLATPNQELLMKIGNLRKIIDVHGDVIMEQAVLQLIKEGAVKKHIRKATVHYKNKRDFVFELLKKHMKDVADFTLPEGGLAFWIVPKVQLDWDIVTAQLLGKNIKIIHPKQYGQNHVNGFRLSYGALSEEQLEQSIPIISEVFAKFF; via the coding sequence ATGCTGCGCCCTTGGAAATTAGAATTAGAAATTGATAAAAAGCTTGATAAAGCCGTTTATCTACAGATTGCAGATACAATCATCAGCGATATCCGTTCAGGAAGATTGAAACCCGGAGATGCACTTCCTGGCAGCCGGAATCTTGCTCAAACCCTAAAAATCAACAGGAATACCGTAGTGGAAGCCTATCAGGTATTAATCAATGAAGAATGGGTGATTTCGAGAGAAAGGAAAGGTATTTTTGTATCGGAAAGACTGCCTCTTTTGCATGAAAGAAATCCTGAGATCATCCATAGTTCTCAGGATCAACAGGGAGTGACTGGTGGAATTTTAATCAATTTCGATGATGGTCATCCGGACAGCAAGATTGCCCCTGTAACAGAGCTTGCAAGAGCCTACAGGCAGATTTTCAGCATCAAGGCAAAGTGGCAGATGATGGGCTATGGAGATGAACATGGTGATAGAGAATTCCGCAAAATGATTTCCCAGATGCTCAACCATCAGCGTGGAATGCACATTCATGAACATGAGACTTCTATAACACGAGGCAGCCAGATGGGAATGTTTTTAACCGCCCAGACTCTTTTTACTTCCGGTGACAGGGTTATTGTAGAAGAGCCGGGATATCAGCCTGCATGGCGAGCTTTTGAATATGCAGGAGCACAGCTTTTACCTGCGCCTGTGGACAAAGAAGGAATCAGTATAGAAGTCATTGAAAAGCACTTGGCAACGTATGAAAATATAAAAGCAATATACATTACTCCTCACAGACAATATCCTACTACTGTTACTCTGAGTTTATCAAGAAGATTAAGATTAATAGAATTATCAAACCAATACAATATCACCATCATTGAAGATGATTACGATAATGAGTTCCATTTCGGCTATCGCCCTATCCTGCCGATTTCAAGCTTTCCGGAGCTTCAAAATTATGTGTATATCGGAACATTAAGTAAGGTTGTTGCACCAGCTTTGAGAATTGGTTACCTGGCCACGCCAAATCAGGAACTACTGATGAAAATTGGTAATTTGAGAAAGATTATTGATGTGCACGGAGATGTCATTATGGAGCAGGCCGTTCTCCAGCTGATAAAAGAAGGGGCTGTAAAAAAGCATATCAGAAAAGCAACTGTTCATTATAAAAACAAAAGAGATTTCGTTTTTGAATTGCTGAAAAAACATATGAAAGATGTTGCAGATTTCACACTGCCCGAAGGCGGGCTTGCCTTTTGGATTGTTCCTAAAGTACAGCTAGATTGGGATATTGTGACCGCTCAGTTATTGGGAAAAAATATTAAGATCATTCATCCGAAACAATATGGCCAGAATCATGTAAATGGTTTCAGGTTGAGCTATGGAGCTCTTTCTGAAGAACAGCTGGAACAAAGTATTCCTATTATTTCAGAAGTTTTTGCTAAATTTTTCTAA
- a CDS encoding cupin domain-containing protein: MDKKQFSSKDFHETFARPKYVKPSHLIHKNVENAGEHNQFSTERKHPVFFVDLPSKNVSMTIGGLTPGQQTNRHRHTYETVLFVIEGKGWTEVEDERVHWEAGDAVYIPSWAWHKHQNLSDTESAKYIACENAPQLQNLGVALREEEGRDL, translated from the coding sequence ATGGATAAGAAACAATTCAGTTCTAAAGATTTCCACGAAACTTTTGCAAGACCAAAGTATGTAAAACCAAGCCATTTAATTCATAAAAATGTAGAAAATGCAGGTGAACACAATCAGTTTTCAACAGAAAGGAAACATCCGGTTTTCTTTGTAGATCTTCCGAGTAAGAATGTAAGTATGACGATTGGCGGACTAACTCCCGGGCAGCAAACCAACAGGCACCGCCATACTTATGAAACAGTATTATTTGTAATAGAAGGAAAAGGCTGGACCGAAGTAGAAGATGAAAGGGTACATTGGGAAGCAGGAGATGCCGTATATATTCCTTCATGGGCATGGCACAAACATCAGAATCTAAGCGACACAGAGTCTGCCAAATATATTGCCTGTGAAAATGCTCCTCAATTGCAGAACCTAGGCGTTGCATTGAGAGAAGAGGAAGGCAGAGATCTTTAA
- a CDS encoding dihydrodipicolinate synthase family protein, translating into MKNVPFKGIIAYPITPFDENEKVNIPLFKHLVERLVASGSHGIAPLGSTGVMPYLSDEEKEEVTEATLQQVKGRIPTLVGVSNLTTEKTIHHAQFAEKAGADAVMIIPMSYWKLTDDEIVTHYDAVARKISIPIMAYNNPATSGVDMSPALLKRLLEIPNVTMIKESTGDVQRMHSLRRELGEEVAFYNGSNPLALAAFSAGARGWCTAAPNLIPELTISLYNAIEEGNLEKAKTIFYQQFDLLKFIVNKGLPRAVKSGLTILGEDGGNLRSPLKPLQKKETEELKNIIKALVN; encoded by the coding sequence ATGAAAAATGTTCCATTTAAAGGGATTATTGCCTATCCCATAACACCTTTTGATGAAAATGAAAAAGTAAATATTCCTCTTTTTAAACATTTGGTAGAAAGACTGGTCGCTTCCGGAAGCCATGGAATCGCACCATTGGGGAGTACAGGTGTAATGCCTTACTTATCTGATGAAGAAAAAGAAGAAGTGACGGAAGCTACTTTACAGCAGGTAAAAGGAAGAATTCCGACTCTTGTAGGAGTTTCAAATCTTACCACGGAAAAAACGATTCACCATGCTCAGTTTGCAGAAAAAGCAGGCGCTGATGCGGTTATGATTATTCCGATGAGTTACTGGAAACTTACAGATGATGAGATCGTAACTCATTATGATGCGGTTGCCCGGAAAATTTCCATTCCAATTATGGCCTATAACAATCCGGCAACGAGTGGAGTAGACATGTCACCTGCCTTGTTAAAAAGACTTCTTGAAATTCCTAATGTAACCATGATCAAGGAAAGTACGGGAGATGTTCAGAGGATGCACTCTTTGAGAAGAGAATTGGGAGAAGAAGTGGCATTCTATAACGGCTCTAATCCTTTGGCACTGGCCGCCTTTTCTGCAGGAGCAAGAGGCTGGTGTACCGCTGCTCCGAATCTTATTCCGGAGCTTACTATCAGCCTTTATAATGCTATTGAGGAAGGAAATCTTGAAAAAGCAAAAACTATTTTCTATCAACAGTTTGACCTTTTAAAATTTATTGTCAATAAAGGGTTGCCAAGAGCTGTAAAATCAGGTCTTACAATTCTGGGTGAAGACGGCGGAAATTTGAGAAGTCCTTTAAAACCTCTTCAGAAAAAAGAAACTGAAGAATTAAAAAATATTATTAAAGCCCTTGTTAATTAA
- a CDS encoding conjugal transfer protein TraF, with protein MKKSIFYHAGCPVCISAEHDITNLIGLENVEIIHLGNDRNKIEDAEKAGVKSVPALVTPNGNVLHINFGASMEDVKN; from the coding sequence ATGAAAAAATCCATTTTTTATCATGCAGGATGTCCTGTATGTATCAGTGCAGAACATGATATTACTAACCTTATAGGTTTGGAAAATGTTGAAATTATCCACTTAGGAAATGACAGAAACAAAATTGAAGATGCTGAAAAGGCAGGGGTAAAATCTGTGCCAGCTTTAGTAACTCCTAATGGGAACGTACTTCATATTAATTTTGGAGCGTCTATGGAAGATGTGAAAAATTAG
- a CDS encoding pyridoxamine 5'-phosphate oxidase family protein: protein MSTQNLSHLEAIKKIKELSENARICMFCTELETVPVNSRPMTLQETDDSGNLWFISNNTSNKNFEIKEDRRVQLFFMNNGDSQYLSIYGEASVYKDKATIEDKWSPLAKAWFDGKDDPNVTIIRVEPKETYYWDTKAGKLVSLFSFVASAITGHKTNNSDGVEGNATI, encoded by the coding sequence ATGTCAACACAGAATCTCAGCCACCTTGAGGCAATTAAAAAAATCAAAGAACTGTCAGAAAATGCAAGAATATGTATGTTCTGTACAGAATTAGAAACCGTTCCTGTTAATTCAAGACCTATGACGTTACAGGAAACGGACGATAGCGGAAATCTCTGGTTTATCAGCAATAATACAAGTAATAAGAATTTTGAAATAAAAGAAGACCGCAGGGTACAGTTGTTTTTTATGAATAACGGTGATTCCCAATATCTTTCTATATACGGAGAAGCATCAGTTTATAAAGATAAAGCTACTATAGAAGATAAATGGTCTCCATTAGCTAAAGCATGGTTTGACGGAAAAGATGATCCCAATGTTACCATTATCCGTGTAGAACCTAAAGAAACCTATTACTGGGATACCAAAGCAGGAAAACTGGTCAGTCTTTTCAGTTTTGTAGCGTCAGCTATTACAGGTCATAAAACCAACAATTCTGACGGTGTAGAAGGAAATGCAACGATTTAG
- a CDS encoding AraC family transcriptional regulator, whose protein sequence is MQISPPKHLAPFIRHYIFLENSERDIRNLRLFTDGSSGLILSGDINLYSGISEDRMPLSFFYGTLNGYKDFFSKGKFSLIAIVFQPYFLNILLKTSAKEIRNQIVSAEDVLKDKLEVFQEKLFKKTNPLTVINDLNIFFTEFLSETISMDHNVIAATQQYILQNKGVVSSKDLEKFTGYSERHLERKFEFHMGISPKKYGNITRLHYFLSLLNKSIDDKSMTMLSYEAGYSDQSHLIREFKNSIGLTPKQYLKTENKMAVNFIEL, encoded by the coding sequence ATGCAGATTTCGCCGCCTAAACATTTGGCTCCTTTTATCAGGCATTATATCTTTTTGGAAAATTCTGAAAGAGATATAAGAAATTTACGGCTGTTTACTGATGGCAGTTCCGGGCTTATTTTATCCGGAGATATAAATCTGTATTCCGGTATTTCAGAAGATCGGATGCCGCTTTCTTTTTTCTATGGAACTCTAAATGGTTATAAAGATTTTTTTTCAAAAGGAAAATTTTCCTTGATTGCCATTGTATTTCAACCCTATTTTTTAAATATCCTTTTAAAAACTTCTGCCAAAGAAATTAGAAATCAGATTGTCTCTGCAGAAGATGTTTTAAAGGATAAACTGGAAGTATTTCAGGAAAAACTTTTTAAGAAAACGAATCCCTTGACCGTTATCAATGATCTGAATATTTTTTTTACTGAATTTTTATCCGAAACAATTAGCATGGATCATAATGTCATAGCGGCCACACAGCAATATATTCTTCAAAATAAAGGCGTTGTATCATCTAAAGACTTAGAAAAATTTACAGGATATTCTGAACGCCATCTGGAAAGGAAATTTGAATTTCATATGGGAATATCTCCTAAAAAATATGGCAATATTACCCGTCTCCATTACTTTTTAAGCCTTCTCAATAAAAGTATTGATGATAAAAGTATGACGATGCTTTCTTATGAAGCAGGTTACTCTGACCAGTCTCATCTTATCAGGGAATTTAAAAACAGTATTGGGCTTACTCCCAAGCAGTATTTGAAGACAGAAAATAAAATGGCTGTCAATTTCATTGAGTTATAA
- a CDS encoding nitrilase family protein, producing MNIKISTAQFENKSGDKGYNLSVIEKLASQAAAQGSHVIAFHECSITGYTFARKLSKEQLLDIAEHIPEGDSIQKLQEIAAQNDITILAGLFEKDEYDNLFKAYVCVDKTGLKAKYRKLHPFINPHLTPGNEYCVFDIMGWKCGILICYDNNIIENVRATRLLGAEIIFMPHVTMCTPSTRPGAGFVDPQLWENRVADPTSLRLEFEGMKGRDWLMKWLPSRAYDNGAYIVFSNPVGMDDDQLKNGCSMIIDPFGDVIAECRSWEDSFESVVITSEKLSQAGGYRYIKARRPELYRDIIGQEHSSEQKVVWLNDKTV from the coding sequence ATGAATATTAAAATTTCAACCGCACAATTTGAAAACAAAAGTGGTGATAAGGGTTATAATCTGTCAGTCATAGAAAAACTGGCCAGCCAGGCCGCTGCTCAGGGATCTCATGTCATTGCTTTTCATGAATGTTCCATTACAGGTTATACTTTTGCACGAAAACTTTCTAAAGAACAGCTTCTTGACATTGCAGAACACATTCCGGAAGGGGATAGTATTCAAAAACTGCAGGAGATTGCGGCTCAGAATGACATCACCATATTAGCCGGATTGTTTGAAAAAGATGAGTATGATAATCTTTTTAAAGCTTATGTATGTGTTGATAAAACCGGACTGAAGGCTAAGTACAGAAAGTTACATCCTTTTATCAATCCTCATCTTACACCCGGTAATGAGTATTGTGTATTTGATATCATGGGCTGGAAGTGCGGCATTCTCATCTGCTATGATAACAATATCATTGAAAACGTAAGAGCTACCAGACTTCTTGGTGCAGAGATTATTTTTATGCCCCATGTTACAATGTGTACTCCTTCCACAAGGCCGGGAGCCGGATTTGTAGATCCTCAGCTTTGGGAAAACAGGGTAGCAGATCCTACGTCTTTACGTCTTGAATTTGAAGGAATGAAAGGCAGAGACTGGCTGATGAAATGGCTTCCGTCAAGAGCTTATGATAACGGAGCTTATATTGTTTTTTCAAACCCTGTTGGGATGGATGATGACCAGTTGAAAAACGGATGTTCCATGATTATAGATCCTTTCGGAGATGTTATTGCAGAATGCCGTTCGTGGGAAGACAGTTTTGAATCTGTGGTTATTACTTCTGAAAAACTTAGTCAGGCAGGAGGATATAGGTATATTAAAGCCCGAAGACCTGAGTTATATAGGGATATCATAGGGCAGGAGCATTCATCTGAGCAAAAAGTTGTATGGCTGAACGATAAGACAGTTTAA
- a CDS encoding rhodanese-like domain-containing protein: MKSILIMCIIAITVYGAYKIYRLQTLDNGLSELIKKGAVILDVRTEKEYETGHIEGSVNISLGTIRERYAELDPEKTYITVCSHGLRSVKAENILKERGFKHIYNGGAWSDLQKTIHQ; this comes from the coding sequence ATGAAAAGCATTCTGATCATGTGCATCATAGCTATTACAGTATATGGTGCATATAAAATTTATCGTCTTCAGACCTTAGATAACGGATTGTCTGAACTGATAAAAAAAGGAGCAGTTATTCTTGATGTAAGAACTGAAAAAGAATATGAAACGGGACATATAGAAGGTTCAGTTAATATTTCATTAGGAACCATCAGAGAGCGGTATGCAGAATTAGATCCTGAAAAAACATACATCACAGTATGTTCACATGGACTTCGAAGTGTAAAAGCAGAAAATATCCTGAAAGAAAGAGGTTTCAAGCATATTTATAATGGCGGTGCCTGGAGTGATCTTCAAAAAACAATCCATCAATAA
- a CDS encoding DUF3817 domain-containing protein: MIDLLKTKIGRLRVLAILEGISLLSLVCIAVPIKYWMGNPLLVKLLGPVHGTLFLLFLFNTLSIGVEQNWKFKEITWKIILACFIPFGTFYIDRKILSKL; the protein is encoded by the coding sequence ATGATAGATTTATTGAAAACAAAAATCGGCAGGCTAAGAGTTCTGGCGATTCTGGAAGGCATTTCATTGTTAAGTTTAGTATGCATTGCCGTTCCTATAAAATACTGGATGGGAAACCCTTTATTAGTGAAACTATTGGGTCCCGTTCACGGAACATTATTCCTGCTCTTTCTGTTCAATACGCTGAGCATTGGTGTAGAACAGAACTGGAAGTTTAAAGAAATTACATGGAAGATCATTCTGGCTTGTTTCATCCCGTTCGGAACATTTTATATTGACCGGAAAATTTTAAGCAAGCTATGA
- a CDS encoding TetR/AcrR family transcriptional regulator, protein MKKSEATRLTILQKAFELIYVKGFQTTSIDEIIATTQVTKGAFYYHFKTKDEMGLAIINELMKPNFRRNFIESLQNNKNPLDNIYEIIYNLLMENDFLKVEYGCPTSNFIQQMAPWHVAFTQALHELSKEWENAFAESIEQGKKNGIIRKDVSAREVSVFVISGYWGVRNLGKVENSKEVYLIYLKGLKSYFETLQ, encoded by the coding sequence ATGAAGAAATCAGAAGCAACCCGTCTTACTATTCTCCAGAAAGCGTTCGAATTAATCTATGTGAAAGGTTTTCAGACAACAAGCATTGATGAAATTATTGCAACGACTCAGGTGACGAAAGGTGCTTTTTATTATCATTTTAAAACCAAGGATGAAATGGGTCTGGCCATTATCAACGAACTGATGAAGCCCAATTTCAGACGCAATTTTATTGAATCTCTTCAGAATAACAAGAATCCGCTGGACAATATTTATGAGATCATCTACAATCTCCTGATGGAAAATGACTTTTTAAAAGTTGAATATGGCTGCCCTACTTCTAATTTTATACAGCAAATGGCACCATGGCACGTTGCCTTTACTCAGGCTTTACACGAACTTTCAAAAGAATGGGAAAATGCTTTCGCAGAAAGTATTGAGCAAGGTAAGAAAAACGGAATCATCAGGAAAGACGTAAGTGCCAGAGAAGTGAGCGTTTTTGTTATTTCCGGCTATTGGGGCGTCAGAAATCTAGGAAAAGTTGAAAATTCAAAAGAAGTATATCTCATTTATTTAAAAGGACTTAAGTCGTATTTTGAAACTCTTCAATAA